From the Primulina tabacum isolate GXHZ01 chromosome 15, ASM2559414v2, whole genome shotgun sequence genome, one window contains:
- the LOC142526123 gene encoding uncharacterized protein LOC142526123, with protein MSYSESEEEEVNVDDEVNTFTNPDEGTSSRQPPRDTLQRQTVPFLSNTSEMPSFFNKYFGEEPHDSVDVPCGVQSSYYNPDRGELCVNILFKDKNDLIASIKDYSVRVVRGLRASLKAKTGYWKITKYGGPHTCISTSVGIDHKNLNSDMVAYTLLGVVRCDPLYEIKYIIENVKDKYGYQISYTKAWRSLKRAIEIAYGTWESSVQLLPKYMCALSKYNPGTVVAWKHLRANNEMSKTLNYVFWAFRPCVDGFRHCRKIISVDATHLYIKYKHKMLIGVTLDANNQVLPLAFAIVDEETTYSWKLFLENVGRHVVRGENDVCLISDRHKGIVRVTAELPYFQPPYGVHRFCLRHVCSNFNAKFKDVHLKDLCWAAGHTKSNL; from the exons ATGTCATACAGCgaatctgaagaagaagaagtgaatGTTGATGATGAAGTGAATACTTTTACAAATCCTGATGAGGGGACATCATCTCGACAACCACCACGTGACACATTACAGAGGCAGACCGTACCATTTCTGTCAAACACTTCTGAGATGCcatcatttttcaataaatattttggtgAAGAGCCTCATGATTCTGTTGATGTTCCTTGTGGAGTGCAATCAAGCTATTACAATCCGGATAGAGGTGAATTATGcgtcaatattttatttaaagataagAATGATCTTATTGCATCTATCAAGGATTATTCAGTTAGAGTTGTCAGAG GACTTCGCGCTTCTTTGAAGGCCAAGACTGGTTAttggaaaataacaaaatatggcGGGCCTCACACATGTATATCTACCTCTGTTGGTATAGACCACAAGAATCTGAACAGTGATATGGTGGCATATACGCTATTAGGAGTTGTTCGTTGTGATCCTTTATACGAGATTAAATATATAATCGAAAATGTGAAAGATAAATATGGATATCAAATCTCGTACACGAAGGCATGGCGAAGTTTGAAACGTGCTATTGAAATTGCTTATGGTACATGGGAGAGCTCCGTCCAATTACTTCCCAAATATATGTGCGCTTTGTCAAAATATAATCCGGGAACAGTTGTGGCGTGGAAGCATCTGAGAGCCAACAATGAAATGAGTAAGACATTGAACTATGTTTTCTGGGCATTCAGGCCGTGTGTTGATGGGTTTCGCCATTGTCGGAAAATAATTAGTGTTGATGCTACACACTTGTATATCAAATACAAGCACAAAATGTTGATCGGTGTCACTCTGGATGCGAACAATCAGGTTCTACCGCTAGCATTCGCTATTGTGGATGAAGAAACAACATATTCTTGGAAATTGTTCTTGGAGAACGTAGGAAGACATGTTGTTCGTGGTGAAAACGACGTGTGTCTTATTTCTGATAGACATAAGGGAATCGTGCGCGTAACTGCAGAGCTACCATATTTTCAACCTCCATACGGTGTGCATCGTTTTTGTTTGAGACACGTGTGTTCAAACTTTAACGCTAAATTCAAAGACGTGCATCTGAAAGATTTATGCTGGGCGGCAGGACACACAaaatcaaatttgtaa